The Manihot esculenta cultivar AM560-2 chromosome 1, M.esculenta_v8, whole genome shotgun sequence genome has a window encoding:
- the LOC110601654 gene encoding beta-galactosidase 3: MGTSSVSMLLSLVCLVMCLGSQLIQCSVTYDSKAIVINGQRRILFSGSIHYPRSTPDMWEDLILKAKDGGIDVVETYVFWNVHEPTPGNYNFEGRYDLVRFIKTIQKAGLYGHLRIGPYICAEWNFGGFPVWLKYVPGISFRTDNEPFKRAMQGFTEKIVDLMKSEHLFESQGGPIILSQIENEYGSESKLLGAAGYNYMTWAANMALKTGTGVPWVMCKEEDAPDPVINTCNGFYCDYFSPNKPYKPTMWTEAWSGWFTEFGGPIHQRPVEDLAFAVARFIQKGGSFVNYYMYHGGTNFGRSAGGPFITTSYDYDAPIDEFGLIRQPKYGHLKELHRSVKMCERALVSTDPVVTQLGSYQQAHMYSSESGDCAAFLANYDRKSTTRVLFNNMHYNLPPWSISILPDCRNVVFNTAKVGVQTSQLEMLPVNADMLSWESYNEDTTSLDDSSTFTALGLLEQINVTRDASDYLWYITSVDIGSSESFLHGGELPTLIVQSAGHAVHIFVNGELSGSAFGTRENRRFTYTGKVNLHAGKNKIALLSITVGLQNVGGHFETWNTGIQGPVALHGLDQGKWDLTWQRWTYQVGLKGEAMNLVSPNSVSSVGWMAASLVEQRQQPLTWHKAYFNAPDGDEPLALDMEGMGKGQIWINGQSIGRYWTAYATGNCNGCSYEGTFRPPKCQLGCGQPTQRWYHVPRSWLQPTQNLLVVFEELGGNPSRISLVKRSTTSVCAEVAEFHPTLKNWHIESYGRAEEFHSPKVHLRCSVGQSISSIKFASFGTPLGTCGSYQQGPCHAPASYDIVEKKCIGKQRCTVTISNSNFGRDPCPNVLKRLSVEAVCAPTNWRG; encoded by the exons GCCTACTCCTGGAAAT TACAATTTTGAAGGGAGATATGACCTGGTGAGATTCATAAAGACAATACAGAAAGCAGGCCTTTATGGCCATCTTCGTATTGGACCTTACATTTGCGCAGAGTGGAATTTTGG AGGGTTTCCTGTTTGGCTGAAGTATGTCCCAGGCATCAGCTTTAGAACAGACAATGAGCCTTTCAAG AGAGCAATGCAAGGGTTCACTGAGAAGATTGTGGACCTGATGAAGAGTGAACATTTGTTTGAATCACAGGGTGGCCCCATTATACTCTCTCAG ATTGAGAATGAGTATGGGTCAGAAAGTAAGCTACTTGGTGCTGCTGGTTATAATTATATGACTTGGGCAGCAAATATGGCACTCAAAACAGGAACTGGGGTGCCTTGGGTGATGTGCAAGGAAGAAGATGCTCCAGATCCAGTT ATAAACACGTGCAATGGATTTTACTGTGATTATTTCTCCCCCAACAAACCATACAAGCCTACAATGTGGACTGAGGCTTGGAGTGGATG GTTCACGGAGTTTGGTGGTCCAATTCACCAGCGTCCAGTTGAAGATTTGGCATTTGCCGTTGCTCGTTTCATACAGAAAGGAGGATCTTTTGTTAATTACTATATG TACCATGGAGGGACCAATTTTGGTCGCAGTGCTGGAGGTCCTTTCATTACTACCAGTTATGACTATGATGCGCCAATAGATGAATTTG GTTTGATCAGGCAGCCGAAATATGGTCATTTAAAGGAGCTTCATAGGTCTGTTAAGATGTGTGAACGAGCTTTAGTGTCAACTGATCCTGTTGTGACACAATTAGGGAGCTATCAACAG GCTCACATGTACTCTTCAGAATCAGGAGATTGTGCAGCTTTTCTTGCAAACTATGATAGAAAATCGACTACAAGGGTGTTATTCAATAATATGCACTATAACTTGCCACCTTGGTCCATCAGTATCCTTCCTGATTGCAGAAATGTGGTCTTTAATACTGCGAAG GTTGGAGTTCAAACATCTCAACTGGAAATGTTGCCAGTAAATGCTGATATGCTTTCATGGGAGAGTTATAATGAGGATACTACATCTCTTGATGACAGCTCGACATTCACTGCTCTTGGTCTCTTGGAGCAGATAAATGTCACAAGGGATGCTAGTGATTACTTGTGGTACATCACTAG TGTTGATATTGGTTCATCTGAATCCTTTCTACATGGAGGGGAACTTCCTACTCTCATTGTTCAATCAGCAGGCCATGCTGTGCATATCTTTGTTAATGGAGAACTTTCAG GTTCTGCCTTTGGTACAAGGGAGAATAGGAGGTTTACATATACTGGAAAGGTCAATTTGCATGCTGGAAAAAACAAAATTGCATTGCTGAGCATTACTGTTGGATTGCAG AATGTGGGCGGACACTTTGAGACATGGAACACAGGAATACAAGGTCCAGTTGCACTGCATGGGCTTGACCAGGGAAAATGGGATTTAACCTGGCAAAGATGGACATATCAG GTTGGGTTGAAAGGGGAAGCCATGAACCTAGTTTCTCCCAATAGTGTTTCCTCTGTTGGCTGGATGGCAGCATCATTAGTGGAACAAAGACAGCAACCATTAACATGGCATAAG GCCTATTTCAATGCGCCTGATGGGGATGAACCGTTGGCTTTGGACATGGAGGGTATGGGAAAGGGCCAAATATGGATTAATGGGCAGAGCATAGGAAGATACTGGACTGCATATGCCACTGGTAATTGCAATGGGTGCAGCTATGAAGGAACATTCCGTCCTCCCAAGTGTCAGCTTGGTTGTGGTCAACCGACCCAGCGATG GTACCATGTGCCTCGATCATGGTTGCAGCCAACCCAAAATCTCTTGGTAGTTTTTGAGGAACTTGGAGGAAATCCCTCTAGAATTTCTCTTGTGAAGAGATCAACGACCAGTGTGTGTGCTGAGGTAGCCGAGTTTCATCCAACTCTCAAGAATTGGCACATTGAGAGCTATGGAAGAGCAGAAGAGTTCCATAGCCCCAAGGTTCACCTGCGGTGTAGCGTAGGCCAATCTATTTCTTCCATTAAATTTGCAAGCTTTGGAACTCCTCTGGGAACTTGTGGGAGCTACCAGCAAGGACCTTGCCATGCTCCTGCTTCATATGATATCGTTGAGAAG AAGTGTATAGGGAAGCAGAGATGTACAGTCACCATATCCAACAGTAACTTTGGCCGAGATCCATGTCCAAATGTTTTGAAGCGGTTGTCCGTTGAAGCTGTCTGTGCTCCAACTAACTGGAGAGGTTAG